Below is a genomic region from Rosa chinensis cultivar Old Blush chromosome 5, RchiOBHm-V2, whole genome shotgun sequence.
GGCTGTACTCCTTTTGATGACAAACCAGAGAAAACATCTATTGCAGAATCCATTTTCCCAGCTCTGCACAAACCTTCAATGATAATAGTGTAAATTACAATATCTAGTCCGAATTTCTTGCCTTCCATCTCTCTAAGCAATTCCAGTGCTGTACAAAATTGTTGGTTGTTACATAGGCCATCAAGTATAACAGCATAAGTTTGAACATCTGGAAGTTGGCCACAACCTTGCATCTCAGAGAACAACTTTTTGGGCATCTTGTATCCTCCCCACTTTGCAAAAACCGTCAATAAGAGTACTATAGGTAATGGTGTCTGGAACAAGCTCCATACAAGTCATTTTCTGAAAAACCTTATTGGCCTCATCAATCCTTTTTTGCTTACAATATCCGTTTATCAATATGCTACAACTATGAACATCAACGATGGAGCCCTAGGAAACCATCAGATCAAAGACTTGTTTTGCCTCGTCCATTTCTCCTCGCAAACAGTAACCGGCCATAAGCGAACTGTATGTAACCACAGTAGGTTCAATGTCTTTGAATCATCATTAGAACCACACTTTTGGCTTCCACAACCATCCCTTCCTTACAGAACGTATCAACCAAGACATTGAAGGTGACGACATTTGGAAAGATACCTTTACTCACCATTTCATTCAACAGCTTTGTAGCTTCTTTCCAGTGGCCTATATTGCAGACTCCGTGAATCAAAGAGTTGTAAGTTACAACGGTTGGAGCAATACCCCTAGTGATCATTTCTGAGAAGAGCTTCATTGCATCTACAACTAGTGTATCCTTGCAAAGACTGTCAATGATGGTACTATAGGAAACTATGTCCGGCTCGCAGCCTCTTTCTTCCATCTTCCTAAGTAATCTGTTGTTTCCTCTCATGCAAAAGCCCTTTGTTAGAGTGTTGAAAGTAACCACATTGGGCTTAGAATGACCTCCCTGCAGCATTTTGGTGAAAATTCGTGCAGCCTCAGGCACTTGATTGTCGAGAACAAAGCCGTGGATGAGAGTGTTGAAGGTGAAGACGTCTGGTCGAAGACCCAATTTGAAGAATTGTGCCAAGACAGATCAGCTGAACCCCATTTGATTCAAACGGCAAAAGCAATTAATGATCATGGTTAGAGTATAGTGATCAGGAACAATTCCACAGAGAAGCATTTGTCTATTCAAAGAGATTACTGCTGAATAGTGTTTCGATTTGACAAGTTGACCCAATATCTAAGTGAAACGGACAACGGAAGGCAGAGGACGCGAGTGAATCATTTCATCGAACATGTTCAAGGCATCCTCAACTTTGGGGTTTGAGGGTGAGTTTCAGCATCTCGCAGTTTCGAATGGGTATGTGTTTCCTTTGAGAAAGCTCGAGTCTTTGAATCTGTATCCTCAATTCCAGAATAAAAGGTGGTTGCTTTAGTAGTTTGCTACTCGCTTCTTTGATACTTGTGTGCTAGGTGTAAATCAATTCTTACCCCAAAGTTACACATTCCTAACGGCCAATCAGCCTTCTACCATCCACTCAATTTTCGAGGTTttactctttctttttttctcatgTAAAATGAGAGAATTTTCAGTACACGTAAATACACGAACCGCTGAGATTAGACGGTTTTGAGTGATAAATAACGGGCTCAAATATGGACGGCTGAGATTGCATAATTAGTATATGTGGACTTGCACCACCATGTATATAAAATTTCCGATGTAAAATGGCCAATGGAGCTAAACAAACCAGCAAAGACGTAGCCAATGTACTACTAAAAAAAGGGTCCTAGCCCCAGCTATCCCATCATTATCATCAACAATGGTTCGAGTGACTTGAGCATAAGACTTCCACATAAGGTCCTAGTACTAGCTAACTATAAATTCAGCTACCCTACATCTTTGGCATTGTTGGATAATAAAATCGAAAATGTGCAAACATATGATTTCTTGCTTTGAGATACCGTCAACTTGGGCAGTTTGTTGAAATGAAACCAAGGCATCTTTAAATTTAACTTTTCCCAAAAAACTGAAACAAAGTTTGGTGAAGGCCAACTGCCACTACAGGAAGTTACTGACTCTGAGTTCACCACTGGTTATATCAATGAATCAAGATAGCATAACACAACATGCTGTAACAAGGCCACCTTATTATTCATCAAATTTTGctaggaaaagaagaagagaaacttGGGTGTCCAAATTTATCTGGTGGCACTAATATTTACTGAACTTTTATGAGTAGTTCATGAATCAACCAGCAAGAATGAATGATTATTTTTGTTGAGAAGTTCAGACTGTTTAGTTCCAAAAGGTTCAAAGAGGTTTAGGGTAGAGAGACCTGAAATCACATATATTATAAGCAAGAAGAATCATATGGCTACAAAAGCAGCCATAGACAATCACTAACAGTAATAATAATGCTTCATACTTTATAATTTCGGCAACTCAATTTCAAGTAAACACACAGAaaaacaattcaacaacaaagaTGGCGAATCCAAATTACATAGTTAAAGCATAAAAACCCAACATCAGTAAGTGCACATAAAAGCAATCATCAGTAAGTGCACATAAAAGCAATCCCTCTCCATGCACTTGTGTTCTGCTCCTCAGTTTTTCAGGCCTCGAGTCCTCAGGCCACATGCTTCATAATCATTCAGGTAGTGAAACTAAAGTTTCATCATATACAATCGCGTCAAATATCACCCCAGGAAACTCCTGAAACTCCTCAATTCTATATTGGGCACTGCAGAGAGGATTCTCTTCTTGACGGCATTCAATCCAGACCAACTCCTTCTTGTCAAGCCGTTTGATCATAACTGTACCGCCTTCTGTAACGAAACTAGGTTCCCACCTGCATGAAGTGAACCCATCTGGTAAATCATCTCGACTAAATTGACTGAGTTTAACCCAAGATTCAGGCACACCATACTCTCTCATCACCCAAATTTCACTACGGTCTAAAATATCCCGAGACCATATGCCAAGGCATCCTCCTAAAAGAACCTGACCTTTTAGAAATCTCACATCCATGCCATCTTCACTTTGGTCGAAAACTGGAAATGGCACTTGCCGGAACTTCTCCTCTGCTAAATCAAAAGCAACCATAGTTGGGTCTATTTTCCCATCTCTTGTATAGTTGACCCAATGAATCGCTCCATTTGAAAGAGTCCCCCGTCCGTCATTCCAGCCGGCCAATGACAAGGGAGATATAACAACTTTCCAAACGTTGGCTCTGAGTGAGAAGAcatgaacatcatcaaaatcacCGAGGGCAGTTTTTACGAAAACAAGCTTGTAGTCGTCAGTGGCTGACACTTGACcaaaaccataatataaatataaaaagctTGGGTCCTTTTTCTTCTCTGTTGATTTTGTCATCTCACACCCAAAACTTGGACTCGGTATTTTGCGAAAAAATCCAGTTGATGGATTCCAGACAGACAAGTTCTTAAAAGAACTTTTATTATAGGATTCACCTAGAAGTACAAGGCCATTGCACGAGGCCATTACTCGCTGGCTCTTCTCCTCCGATGGGAAGGTGAGATTATTGACTGAAGAATAACCTTCTAAGGATTGAAATCGAGAGGGTAACCAAGGCATGTCATCTTCAAAAGGATAGGGAATTTGACCCGGAATGGTTTTAATTGTAGGGTAGATGGAGATGAGGACTTTTCGACAGAGAGTTCCCTGCTGTGATGCTACTTGAAGGTGAGACTTGCCAAACTGAGGATCAGAAATGATAATAGAACGCCACCGTTTCGACACACAAGTGAACCGGATCAAGGACTTGACTGGCAACCGGCAAAGAATCTTCACTATAACATCTTCATGGAGATCAAAGCTCTCCTCTTGTATCTTTGACATTGACATGATTCCCGGTCGACGCaattaaagagagaagaaaaaaactgCTGCAACCAATGCGACCAAGAAAGTATTAAGACTTCCGCAAAAGCTATAAACTGCCAGAGATCACA
It encodes:
- the LOC112168111 gene encoding F-box/kelch-repeat protein At3g06240, whose amino-acid sequence is MSMSKIQEESFDLHEDVIVKILCRLPVKSLIRFTCVSKRWRSIIISDPQFGKSHLQVASQQGTLCRKVLISIYPTIKTIPGQIPYPFEDDMPWLPSRFQSLEGYSSVNNLTFPSEEKSQRVMASCNGLVLLGESYNKSSFKNLSVWNPSTGFFRKIPSPSFGCEMTKSTEKKKDPSFLYLYYGFGQVSATDDYKLVFVKTALGDFDDVHVFSLRANVWKVVISPLSLAGWNDGRGTLSNGAIHWVNYTRDGKIDPTMVAFDLAEEKFRQVPFPVFDQSEDGMDVRFLKGQVLLGGCLGIWSRDILDRSEIWVMREYGVPESWVKLSQFSRDDLPDGFTSCRWEPSFVTEGGTVMIKRLDKKELVWIECRQEENPLCSAQYRIEEFQEFPGVIFDAIVYDETLVSLPE